aagAAGACACTTATATGAGTCACAGGGATAATGGTTTCTttggcagtggttctcagccagTGTGTTAGGCATTAAACACTGACAGTTTTCAAAAACCATACCCATAATGATATGCAGAAGCTTTGAACAGAGATAAAAGCCAAGTATTTTGAGAATACACAGTTCATCCCAGAGACACCAGGACTGTTGGCATAATCTGAGCATTTACCATGGACCAGTTACCAGGTGGGGAAAGGAGACAGGATGCCAGATTCTGGCTGGGGAGACCAGACAGAGACTGTCGGAGATGAGTGATTATATAAGAAATGAGGGTGATACAGAATGTGTAAGACTTCTTGCCCTAGAGTATTTTGTCTGATATCAGTAGttattctagttttcttttgattagtgttttcatactattaaactttttattctttaactcTCAACCTATCTGGGCTGTTATTTTTATGTATCTCTTATAAGCaacataaaattttgttttcttttaaaataaattcatctgacacattttaattggaatatttagTATTTATAGCTCCTGGAAAACCACcactttcatttataatttaaaaagtatttgcagTGTTTGACAAATAATATCCttacattttattgtttatatctgaatatgttttgtttatatctatttttgccttctctacttgcctttctcttttttctatttttaatattttatatttttgtgtatatatatttatagagcCTTGTTTTTGTCATATGCTATAATTTCTAGTCCatagtattttttattgttttctagatattttaaaattttaaatttcatttgctatttaatataagatttgttttaaaaagaggaCATCTGTCAAtggtgctgtttttttttctaacagctttatgtttcatgttttttttacattttgtgaTCAGACATTTTGTGATCAGCCATTTCTACTATTTTGGACTTTATCGAGGCTTTCTGTattgtgtgttttaaatttttggaCAGTTCTATGCACTTGAAAATAAGGCACATTCTTTGTGTTCTTGGAATAGGATTGATATATCTCCATGAGGTTTTCCTTAGTAATTTTGTTATTTAAGTATTTTGTTTTGATACTTAAGAGGGCCCGGATAGCTCAGTCGGTAGGTCAAACATCAGACTTTTAATCTGTTTAAGTCCCTGTTCAGGCATAGCTCTAggttttggggcttccccggtagcttggtggtaaaaaaaaaaaaaaaaaaatctcctgcaggttgatccctgggttgggaagatgccctggaaaagggaatggcaacccactccagtattcttgcctggagaatcccatggacagaggagcctggcaggttgcagtccatggggtctcaatagtcagacacgacttagcaactaaaccaccataaaTGACATGTTGGTGGATAGAGAATCCTTGGATCATGGCCCTTTCTTCAGATCTCTATATTCTTCTCTCTGACTCTGATGTTGAAACCAGCCACTTGGAAAAGCAGCTTTTACTATCTGCCTCTTTGGTCCATTATTGGTATTTGTTCTCATGCATATACTCTGACGGTGGGAAACCATGCCTTTCTCTCAGGAGTAATTACTGTGACTTCATTATCTCTAGATACCCCCGGAAGAAGTTCTGGATTGAAAAGCCTATCAGTCCTGCAATCAGAAAACGGATGGAAGAATTTTCAGATAAACTTCTTTGTTTAGAGAAAGGACTCAGAGGATTCCATGGTAAAGGAAGAAATTCTGAGCCTAGAaaaccttctttctttctctgtaatgTTTCTTTAAGTTTTGATCATGGCTGCACCTTCTCAGAGTTCCTGCATGTCATTCACACCAGACAGGGACACTGGGGAGGAAATCTAAGTCCAAACCATGGAGGCTTCCAACGTGATAGTCTAAGACTGTTCCATAATGTAGAATCATAGTTAATAGTTCTCAGAGTTGgtagaaatatatttcatatctaACAGTGAGATAAAAGAAGATTGGGaggctatggaaaacagtatggcatttccacaaaatttaaacacataattaccatatgatctagcattCCCACTTcccaaagaattaaaagcaggccctcaaagagatatttgcactctcatgttcatagcaacattattcacaatggaCAGGAagcagaagcaacccaaatgttcatcactgGATGAATGGAGAAATGGAATGTGGCATATGCAGACAATTGAATACTATCCAGcctaaaaaaggaaggaaactgtGACACATACtctaacatggatgaacctcgaggacaaaatgctaagtgaaatgagccagtcacaaagagacaagtactgtgtgattccatgtatatgaggTCTCTAAAGTAGTCAAATCCATAGGAACAGAAagtggattagtggttgccaggttAGAGAGGAGGGGGAAATGAGGAGCTGTTGTTTAACTAGTAtagagtttaaattttaaaaaatgcaaaagttCTGGAAACTGGTTGCACAACAATTTAGATATACTTAATGTTAGGTACTTAGAAAAAAAGGGTAAAAAAGTAACTGTTATGGTTTTAAAGACaagaaggtccaaggaccagagtgaaaacttcaagaataaacagaaaaacagcaCTCTAAAGACATGTCTTTGAGAGGTGGAGAGAAAAAGTGTATAAAAGGAGGACCAAGAAGTTTAGGACtcagtttaaaaatgtttgcCCAAAggtgctctttctctctcacaccaGCTGGGTTCTAAACTGAGTTGTAACACTGATTTTCCTATGCTGTAACACTTTGTTTAGACTGGACAGCTGTGAACAAATCTTTGTTTCAACATTAACATTaatgaactatacacttaaaaatggtaaagACAGTAAATGTTATGTGTTTTAACcacaattgaaaataaaattaaagaatagtGAGAGAATGACTCTAAAGAGGTGTCTTTGAGAGTGGAGAGAAATAATGTGGTTTAGGACTAGAAGTTTAGGACTCAGTTTAAAAACAGGTAGTATGCCCAAAGGTGCTCTTTAATGAAGCACCAGGTGGGTTCAGCATGTGTTGCCATGGATATTCACATGAACCTGTTTAGACTGGACAGCTGTGGGTGTCTCCTGAATTAATTCCTCTGTTTCACTTGAACTTTCATGATCCGCTGTTAACTGTTGAAGTTATATGAGATACCATAAGAGAATTTGACAGAGAAGCTGTGGTGCCAGAGCTGCTTCCTGtcaagaattccctggtggtccagtgggtaggactcagtgctttcactgctgtcggcctgggttcaatccctggtcttccTGCAAGCCAAGTGGTgtggctaaagaaaaaaaaaaaaaaaaaaaaaaacaagaaagaattgCTCACTGTCCTTTTGTTCTTTTACTCTAGGAAAATTGATGAGGGATCTGGAATATAAGACAAGTGAGTATCTGGAGAGGATAGTGGCTGAAGTTTGCAAATTACCATTTTCCTGTGAAGCTCTTATTACTTATGGGTCAGCCTGTTTGTTTTAAAGAGGAAGGTCTTCATGTGACTAATGTATCCAAATTCTTTATCCTGAGTTCAGAACCATAAACCTTTCTCCAGATTTGCTCAGCTGTAGTGATCCCAgttcttatctttttttcctctccagtcTCATCGCACTGCCTGAGGCCTTGAATTTTCTGTGTTTACACTTTCTAGATATGGTTGCTAACAGTCTGAACACAAGGTCAAAAGCAGTCTTTGTCCTGGTCCCCTGAGGAGTCTCCCACCATTGTCATGAAGGCCCCAGAACCTATGGGACAAATCTCATTTGTATCTTTTGTGAGGCCACACCTTTGTCTCCTTGTCCCCACAGTGAGGATCATCCTGAATTCCCAGAGAGCCAATGGCTACCTCTCAGTGTCTCCAAATGGGAAAGTATGATGTTCACTGGCTTGTGGCTGAACAAATGCCAGCATGGTCAGCGATTTGAtctggagcctggggtgctgggcAGTAAGGGCTTCACGTGGGGCAAAGTGTACtgggaagtgaaagtggacaggATCTGGtgggaagcagaggaggaagaagacacAAGGAGATACAGGGCTGGAAGCAGAGGCATGTTTGGCAGTAGAGATCTTGGTGGATTTACAGGCATCACTGATGGGTATCATTCTCCTGGATATAGAGAGGAGAATGAGGAGTTGGAGGAGGAATGGTCTCAGGAAAATGGAATATGGCCAAAATTCTGCCTGGTGGGGGTGGCAAGAGAGTCAGTGGTGAGAAGGGGATTTCTCAACTTCACCCCTGAGGAGGGGTTCTGGACTCTGCAGCTGTCCTCAGCTGGGGTGTCTATATGCACCAGCCCGGGGCCCTTCCAGATCCTGTCCTACTGCCCCAGAAGATTGGAGTTGCTCTGGATCATGATGGTGGGAAGGTAATCTTTACCAATGCCAGAACTCAAGAGTTCATCTATGAATTCTCATCTGCCTTCACTGGGAGAATTTTCCCTTTCCTGTGGCTTAACTGCATGAGATCCAGACTTACGCTGAGACCCTGAGAGAAGACCTCCTGGCACAGCCCCAGGTTTTTTCATTTACCCTTTGTTCCTTTTCatcagtcccagctctgcctcagCTGGATGGTCCTGCTGGGTTTCTGAATGCACTCAGATGACTGGAGCTTTATGGCAGTCATGAGTCTCTTGTCCTCGCTGCTTTGTCTCTAAAATGGGGACGGTAATAGTTGATCTTTTTTCTCTAAGGGGAATGGTTGGAATGTCTTTAATGTACTTATTAAAATGTGTGTTAACTAATTTATCTCTTCTGTTGCCTTTGATTTGGTTCTTCACCCACCACTGAGACAAATGTATGAGAATGAGTGACTGTATTACAGAATCTCAGCTCCTGCTACAAATAGTAATTGATGACAACATCCATATTGGTTTCTGAAGCACCTTTTCTGTCCCATAATTTCTCCTGCCATCCTTCTAAGCAGTTGttgttctgttgttcagtcgtgtccaacagttttgcaactccatggactgcagcacgccatgcctccctgtccttcaccatgtcccggagtttgctcaaactcatatccattgagtcaatgatgccatccaaccatcttatcctctgtcacccctttctccttctgccctcaatctttcacagcatcagggtcttttccaaatctTCTAAGCAGCTGAGGAAACAGTAAATATTTGGCAGTTCATATCTGTTTAACCTTTGATACACTATGAGATTTGAGATATCTGGCATAAGAATTCCTTTATTTATCTGCCATGTTCTGATAATTTTTGCAATGGGAGGGCGAGAGGGGAAGCCATGTAAGGTTCAGGTGTATATGAGTTTTTGGAAATCACTTGGTTCTGAAGTCATGTCTAATGTCAGCTGTGTTTTGAGATGGTAGAAATAGATATGTAGCTTAATGTTAAATTAGTAATCTTACATATAAGTAGCAGAAAACAAATTGGCTAATTTTAGAAAAAggaatattaacttttaaaaaagggaaattaaTTAAACATCACAAGCATGTGGAGTGCAAAGAGGGAGGGATATGTGTGCCTGCCTGCATGCAAATTCTGGAGGCACGTCCATGTGACCCCCAGAGAGGTGGGAGCTGCAGtgagagagggaggaggtggaggagtcAGCAGGGCTTGAGAGGATTGTTGAATTGTCAGGATATaaacagaatacatcatgcatgAGTCCAAGCTATTGGAGAGTGGATATAATCTGGTGGggaacagaagaggaagaagtaaGAACACTTACTTATGGAGCCAGAGGTGTGTTTGGCAGTAGCTATCTTGGTGGATTCATAGACTCAACTGATGGGTAAAGTTTTCCTGGATACAGAGGTGAGAATGAAGAGTTGAGGAAGGAATGGGTTCAGGAAATTAGTGGATAGAACAGGCCCTAGTTCTTCATGTAATTAACCCCTAAATCAAAATCTGCCATAAGCACACCAGAATAGGATGCCTGCCTGTGCCCAGCAACAAAAAAGGCAAAGTGTGTTTTCAGCTTCTGTAATAAGACATGGTCTCATCAAGACTCGCATGTAATCCAGCATTCTCAAGACATGGGAGCAGATGCTAGGTGCCAAAGAACTTCCCATACTTAAACTCCTGGGTTCAAAATGTGGGGAAATTtgctctgatagctcagttgtttaaaaatgtttcactagacagcaaaagagacacagatgtaaagaacagacttttggactctgtgggagaaggcgagggtgggataatttgagagaatagcattgaaacatgtatattatcatatgtgaaatagatcacctgtccaggtttgatgcatgaggcagggtgctcagggctggtgcactgggatgaccctgagagatgggatggggagggaggtgggagggagggtctggatggggaacacatgtacacccatggctgattcatgtcaatgtatgggaaaaccaccacaatattgtaaaataatgagcctccaattaaaagaaaaaaaaaaaaaaaattttttctgattGTAAACTGAATATAAATTCACTATAAAAATGAAGAGTTTTTTTAATCCCAAAGTCTTTTTGTCAACAAAACATTTTCTctattaacattttggtatatttctAACCTTTTCTGGTGTAAAAATttgcatatttcttattttacaaaactgaaattgCATTATATGTAATCTCATAGTGTATACTTTTAACATCATATCTGACCATCTGCCCACATCATTAAATATTtctgaagattaaaaaatgttttgctgaaggacttctctggtggttcagtggataagaatcccctTGTATTCAGGTTCAACCCAGGGACATAGAttcaaccctggttggggaagattccaAGTACCTCAGAGCAACTGATCCCATGTgctataactactgaagcccctgggcccagagccctgtgctctgcaacaggagaagccatggcagtgagaagcctgtgcgctgcagcTAGAAaggagccacccccacccccctgcctctgctctctgcaagtagagaaagcccatgagctgcagcaatgaagacccagtgcaatcaaagataaaaattagtaattaaaaaacaatgtcAAAATCTTTCTCACTGAGGAGAGACAGCTTTCCCAGACTACAGCCCAGACAGAAGCAAGCCTCTGATATGCAAACTAACCAACCCAGACATCCACTGCACCCACCCTCCCTaccccccaccaccctcccccatcTGGCCTTTGTAGCCTAAGAGGCAATATTCCTCTGCCTTAATAATCCCAGGGCCAGGTACCAGACAACCAAAGACCATTACTATAACCCAAAGCCTGCTGATACTTGTTCATACCAGCCAATCCTAAACTGTTTTCCCTGCCCTACACCTTGACTTTCCCAAGGAGACCTGTTAAAGGTCTAgcctttattttgctttcatctttGCCAAGctgacagattttaatttttatttccattttccctttCACATTCCCATTTTTCCCATTTATCAATAATGAATTTATTTGGtatttacatttcttcttttccaaattgttttctgctgctgctaagtcacttcagtcgtgtccaactctgtgcgaccccatagacagcagcccaccaggcttctctatccatgggattttccaggcaagagtactggagtgggtgccattgccttctctgccaaattgttttctatAGTCTTTATTTTCCAATCTCGAtgtaggaattttaaaatattgaatttaaggaagaaaaatcagcCTCTTGACCCCAGGGAACAGGTGTGACACTCACAGCTAGACCTTATAGTTACTTGAAGCTGACCCAGTGCTCACAGCTAGGCCATGTTGTTCTCTTTGGAataaatcatttataaaatagaaacatcaaataaggatacactgaaatcataataaagtgaaacaaaacaagataaaacTATACATAATTTCATTTAAGCACAGAGAAACAGGGCACTGTGCAATTCAGAAAGTACTGAACATCTCCCTATCCTGGGTAACAGGACTGATGGTTGCAAATGCTCCTTTATCCTTGCTCTAGTCTGCCCTCCTTATGGATGTGATTGATTGGGACACCCAATCATGTAACTGACCATGCTTCCTGGCAACACTCAGTTTGGAGTAAACCCCTCTTTTCTCCAACCAAAGCCCAAATCCCACAATAACACATTCTTTCTTATACCCTCACTCTAAGACGCCCTGTGGTTCCCCACAGTATACATTCTCCCTTGCTGTATCAAgtagtgagagagtcatttcctaggcaggttgatagggagtctaggggtccccaagtagagaggggtctggaattctcaaggaggaagaaaagacaaactttttttctttctctacattccttaggattatataacaataatgtatcctgcctaagaacagtctctggattaaaccttctgttatcttaaaatgtaaattatgggagtagacctaggtctttacaaggatgtatccttcctgaggacagtgttatcttaaaatgtaaattatgggagtaggtctgatgaggtttTTACAACccccagacattctttggattatataacttcattggtaacactagcaagcgggtactctctctgcccccttctgatgcctatgtcagaagctttctctatctcctttatactttaataaatctttattacacaaaagctctgagtgatcaagccccGTCTCTGACCCCGGATTGAATttttctcctccgggggccaagaatcccggtgtcttcgcgtgattcaacaacaacctttcagtagtAAACACAATGTGTTCAACTAGGTGTGTTCCTGGTGGTCTTTAGCTGGAAAATATCGACACATGCTAATATTTTGTCTATCagattttttcagttcagtcactcagtcatgtccaactctttgtgaccccacgaatcgcagcacagcaggcttccctgtccatcaccaactcccggagtccacccaaactcatgtccatcgagtcggtgatgccatccagccatctcatcctctgccgtcccctttttctcttgcccccaatccctcccaac
This genomic window from Bos mutus isolate GX-2022 chromosome 23, NWIPB_WYAK_1.1, whole genome shotgun sequence contains:
- the LOC138984954 gene encoding LOW QUALITY PROTEIN: tripartite motif-containing protein 26-like (The sequence of the model RefSeq protein was modified relative to this genomic sequence to represent the inferred CDS: inserted 2 bases in 2 codons), giving the protein MATASPLRKLEDKVMCSICLDYLKDPVTIDCSHIFCYHCIIKVCESAQQPLYCSLCKTAFKKENIRHVWQMASIVKNIWRMKVDEERQPREDRPLAQRAEQLCGQHLEKLHYYCKDDQQILCVVCQESREHRHHAAVLLEKAAQPYQGKILNHLKILKGDRDRIQNFQSTGEDEIQALLAKFQNHKQDIASVFEQGHQFLREREQYLLEWLEGTEQQLTEGRNSHVAKGPEEVIRLETLISELEKKAQQPAVNFCSELIDPSDITSRYPRKKFWIEKPISPAIRKRMEEFSDKLLCLEKGLRGFHGKLMRDLEYKTMRIILNSQRANGYLSVSPNGKXMMFTGLWLNKCQHGQRFDLEPGVLGSKGFTWGKVYWEVKVDRIWWEAEEEEDTRRYRAGSRGMFGSRDLGGFTGITDGYHSPGYREENEELEEEWSQENGIWPKFCLVGVARESVVRRGFLNFTPEEGFWTLQLSSAGVSICTSPGPFQILSYCPRXIGVALDHDGGKVIFTNARTQEFIYEFSSAFTGRIFPFLWLNCMRSRLTLRP